A region from the Salvia splendens isolate huo1 chromosome 15, SspV2, whole genome shotgun sequence genome encodes:
- the LOC121768450 gene encoding BEL1-like homeodomain protein 4, with the protein MGIATTTLPPVTSHYNSLQFVDKQSLSNSMSQDYHQGIFSFSNGFERSQQEQQQHHIAQQIRRDKLRVQGFEPPPPPLVGMEEEAVYENPGMLSEMFTFQSAGTATELLESQILQSYRNPREADWFPPRQGMVVGGELGETKNQHLHHPPPHQIPSINANSAAAMQLFLMNPQQQPRSPPSPSPSHPPPQSTSSTLQMLLPHRSSSSAAALHGGGFEQFTWLPGSGSESNPIVEGQGLSLSLSSHLEAAKAEELRMGDGNMLFFGQGAAASIPAQYQLKNLGGMTSPYGAVNMLRSSKYAKAAQELLEEFCSVGRGHFKKSKLRRQNNNSNDGIGNPNSNPNCGNSSSSSKDNPPLSAADRLEHQRRKVKLLSMLDEVDRRYNHYCEQMQMVVNSFDMVMGFGAAVPYTSLAQKAMSRHFRCLKDAIAAQLKHSCELLGEKDAGTSGVTKGETPRLRMLDQSLRQQRAFHQMGIMEQEAWRPQRGLPERSVNILRAWLFEHFLHPYPSDADKHLLARQTGLSRNQVSNWFINARVRLWKPMVEEMYQQEAKDEPEGNEQDRDQSSGSGTPTTTPPPPISAAPENDPSFIAINRQCYTENQANNGASASTSAAADDCRDMQVSGSADNIGSTVIRFGTNAGDVSLTLGLRHAGNLPEKSPFSIRDFGGC; encoded by the exons ATGGGAATAGCAACAACAACACTGCCTCCTGTTACCTCTCACTACAATTCTCTCCAATTCGTGGACAAACAAAGCCTCTCAAATTCTATGTCACAAGATTATCATCAAGGCATCTTCAGTTTCTCGAATGGATTCGAGAGATCGCAGCAGGAACAGCAGCAGCATCACATAGCCCAGCAGATCCGCCGCGATAAGCTCCGGGTTCAAGGCTTCgagccaccgccgccgcctctcgtcggtatggaggaggaGGCCGTGTATGAGAACCCCGGTATGCTATCCGAGATGTTCACTTTCCAATCCGCCGGCACCGCCACCGAATTGCTCGAGAGCCAGATTCTTCAAAGCTACCGGAATCCGAGGGAGGCGGATTGGTTCCCGCCGCGGCAAGGGATGGTTGTTGGGGGAGAATTAGGCGAAACTAAAAATCAACACCTTCATCATCCACCACCACATCAGATTCCAAGCATTAATGCCAATTCAGCAGCAGCCATGCAGCTTTTTCTGATGAACCCTCAGCAGCAGCCGCGCTCGCCGCCATCGCCTTCGCCTTCTCATCCGCCGCCTCAATCCACTTCCTCCACACTCCAAATGCTGCTTCCACACCGCTCCTCATCCTCCGCCGCGGCCCTCCACGGCGGCGGATTCGAGCAATTCACATGGCTCCCGGGCAGCGGCAGCGAGAGCAACCCTATCGTCGAAGGGCAAGGGCTCTCGCTGTCGCTGTCGTCGCACCTCGAGGCCGCCAAGGCCGAGGAGCTCAGGATGGGGGACGGGAACATGCTCTTCTTCGGCCAAGGCGCCGCCGCCTCAATTCCGGCGCAGTACCAATTGAAGAACCTCGGCGGGATGACCTCCCCCTACGGCGCGGTGAATATGCTCCGGAGCTCTAAATACGCTAAGGCGGCGCAGGAGCTGCTGGAGGAGTTCTGCAGCGTTGGGAGAGGCCATTTCAAGAAAAGCAAGCTCCGGCGACAGAATAATAATAGCAACGATGGAAttggaaaccctaattccaACCCCAATTGCGGAaactcttcttcttcatccaaGGATAATCCTCCCTTATCCGCTGCTGATAGACttgagcatcaaaggagaaagGTCAAACTGCTATCTATGCTTGACGAG GTGGACCGGAGATACAACCACTACTGCGAGCAGATGCAGATGGTGGTGAACTCATTCGACATGGTGATGGGTTTCGGCGCGGCGGTGCCGTACACCTCCCTCGCACAAAAGGCCATGTCCCGCCACTTCCGGTGCCTCAAAGACGCCATCGCCGCCCAGCTCAAGCACAGCTGCGAGCTGCTCGGGGAGAAGGACGCCGGCACGTCCGGCGTCACCAAAGGCGAAACGCCCCGCCTCCGGATGCTGGATCAGAGCCTCCGGCAGCAGAGGGCGTTTCACCAAATGGGAATCATGGAGCAGGAAGCGTGGAGGCCGCAAAGGGGCCTCCCCGAGCGATCGGTCAACATTTTGAGGGCGTGGCTTTTCGAACATTTTCTGCACCC GTACCCAAGCGATGCAGATAAGCATCTGTTGGCCCGACAGACTGGTCTATCAAGAAACCAG GTGTCGAACTGGTTCATTAATGCGAGGGTCCGGTTATGGAAGCCCATGGTGGAGGAGATGTACCAGCAAGAGGCCAAAGACGAGCCCGAGGGCAACGAGCAAGACCGGGATCAAAGCAGTGGCAGCGGAACGCCTACCACCACTCCTCCCCCACCCATCAGCGCTGCACCGGAAAACGACCCTTCATTCATTGCAATCAATAGGCAGTGCTACACGGAGAACCAAGCCAACAACGGCGCATCCGCCTCTACCTCGGCTGCGGCCGATGATTGCCGCGACATGCAAGTGTCGGGGAGTGCTGATAATATCGGATCCACGGTCATAAGGTTTGGGACGAACGCAGGCGATGTTTCACTCACGCTAGGGCTTCGTCACGCAGGAAACTTGCCGGAGAAGAGTCCCTTCTCTATTAGGGATTTTGGGGGctgttaa